One part of the Aspergillus fumigatus Af293 chromosome 7, whole genome shotgun sequence genome encodes these proteins:
- a CDS encoding DNA-protein crosslink repair co-factor UBX5 — translation MESDVVAQFTEITGSNTSLATQYLQLADFNIEQAMQLYFENGGAPLTEEPVPSATGHSPSRPAGYQDNSGVVHIDSDDDIAIDEARSAPRARQPEGLTFEDDEAMARRLQEEMYRDGRDSSDGVRAPIARTTETLVGPEADFDDGDMHASILGQLRARQQRSSRPGIFNQRDTAEIWAGGDGRSHRERLAAATGGASEASSKQNMLAEMYRPPFDIMSRLPWDLARQEGRENEKWLLVNIQDQSIFDCQVLNRDLWKDPAVKETVKEHFIFLQYSKDDSRATPYLQYYFQASDVSENYPHIAIVDPRTGEQMKVWSGPPVVKPAEFLMQLHEFLDRYSLKHNVRNPVAKRKPEKREKSIDTMTEEEMLEMAMRNSLGDEVAQAHRVMDPDDLTRSTEDVKGKGKAAPTDDVLMDEGDLAEEPVEEASSLFWSIPDNRPHTEPPADPATTTRIQFRHPSGRVIRRFALVDPVRRIYEWLKADPPLPEKAGIEFELNSMGRNLIDSLDLSIEDAGLKNGTVMIGYLEDL, via the exons ATGGAAAGCGACGTGGTTGCTCAGTTCACAGAGATCACCGGCTCGAACACTTCGCTGGCGACTCAGTACTTGCAGCTGGCCGACTTCAATATTGAGCAGGCGATGCAGCTCTATTTTGAAAATGGAGGTGCGCCTTTGACTGAGGAGCCGGTTCCATCAGCCACTGGGCATAGTCCATCTCGCCCTGCTGGATACCAGGACAACTCCGGTGTCGTACACATTGATtccgatgatgatattgCCATCGACGAAGCACGTTCTGCGCCTCGAGCACGGCAGCCAGAGGGGTTGACgtttgaggatgatgaagctaTGGCCCGTCGTTTACAAGAAGAAATGTACCGTGACGGAAGGGATAGTTCTGATGGCGTCAGAGCTCCTATAGCCCGCACAACAGAAACGCTCGTAGGGCCGGAGGCAGACTTCGACGATGGTGACATGCATGCGAGTATATTGGGCCAATTACGTGCGCGCCAGCAAAGAAGCA GTCGACCTGGTATATTCAATCAAAGGGACACAGCAGAAATTTGggctggtggtgatggaaGATCGCATCGCGAAAGACTTGCAGCGGCTACAGGCGGAGCATCTGAAGCTTCTAGCAAGCAAAACATGCTAGCAGAGATGTACAGGCCCCCGTTTGACATCATGTCACGGTTACCTTGGGATCTCGCGCGGCAGGAGGGTCGTGAGAATGAGAAGTGGCTGCTTGTCAACATACAGGATCAGTCCATATTCGACTGTCAAGTACTGAACAGAGACTTGTGGAAAGATCCCGCAGTCAAGGAAACCGTCAAAGAACATTTCATATTCTTGCAGTATTCCAAGGATGATTCACGGGCGACGCCTTATCTACAATACTATTTCCAAGCGAGCGATGTCTCCGAGAACTACCCCCACATAGCCATCGTTGATCCCCGGACGGGCGAGCAAATGAAAGTTTGGTCGGGGCCACCTGTGGTCAAGCCTGCGGAATTTCTCATGCAGCTTCATGAATTCCTCGACCGTTACAGTCTCAAGCATAACGTGCGGAATCCGGTGGCGAAGCGAAAACCggaaaagagggaaaaaagtATCGACACGATGACCGAGGAAGAAATGCTGGAGATGGCCATGAGAAATAGCCTGGGAGACGAGGTAGCACAAGCTCACAGAGTGATGGATCCGGACGATTTGACCCGCAGTACCGAGGACGTCAAGGGCAAAGGCAAGGCCGCCCCAACTGATGATGTTCTTATGGATGAGGGTGATCTAGCCGAGGAACCAGTGGAAGAAGCATCGTCACTGTTCTGGTCCATTCCGGATAACCGGCCTCATACTGAGCCACCAGCCGATCCTGCTACTACTACACGTATTCAATTTCGCCATCCGTCCGGAAGGGTCATTCGTCGCTTTGCTCTGGTCGATCCTGTCAGAAGGATTTATGAATGGCTCAAGGCTGATCCCCCGTTACCGGAAAAGGCAGGCATTGAGTTTGAGCTCAACTCAATGGGCCGCAATCTAATAGATTCACTCGATTTGAGCATTGAGGATGCAGGCCTCAAGAACGGAACAGTTATGATAGGGTACCTTGAAGATCTCTAG
- a CDS encoding L-rhamnonate dehydratase, whose protein sequence is MTNNGQLYRDSGRTMILHLSGRYLTQLRQTYSVWQGTIGRSLTNQSGQARIIESVTLPLLSFSFPRFATCLTSPYRTMTLKSAFPRIKEVRTFIIDGVGSGGDYHNVKGGHWLVDSDISTPMTKWAQYRGSRTSWGINVLGSFCVEIEATDGTKGFATGFGGPPACWLVHQHFERFLIGADPRDTNDLFERMYRASMFYGRKGLPVAVISVIDLALWDLLGKIRNEPVYKLIGGATRTRLHFYCTGPQPAAAKAAGFIGAKVALPHGPDEGTEGLLKNVEYLRKQRESVGPDFPLRVDCYMSLNVPYTIELVKRCEAEGINIDWWEECLSPDDFDGHALLKRAHPTIKFTTGEHEYSRYGFRKLVEGRNLDILQPDVMWVGGMTELLKISAMAAAYDIPVVPHASGPYSYHFVVSQTNSPFQEYLANSPDGMTVEPVFGNLFVNEPIPTQGYLDVSILDKPGFGLELNPAAPLISAAAILTPAPKKSLTLPAEDEKLANGATH, encoded by the exons ATGACCAATAATGGGCAGCTCTATCGCGACAGCGGACGGACAATGATTCTCCATCTTTCCGGCCGATACCTTACCCAACTTAGGCAAACCTACTCAGTATGGCAAGGTACAATTGGGAGGTCACTGACCAATCAGTCGGGTCAGGCTCGG ATTATTGAGTCCGTAactctccctcttctttctttttcttttccccgGTTCGCAACTTGTTTAACCTCTCCCTATCGCACCATGACTCTCAAATCGGCCTTTCCCCGCATTAAAGAAGTCCGGACTTTCATCATCGATGGAGTTGGATCTGGTGGGGATTATCACAAT GTCAAAGGTGGTCACTGGTTGGTCGACAGTGACATCTCCACTCCCATGACAAAATGGGCGCAGTATCGCGGTTCCCGGACATCATGGGGTATTAACGTCTTGGGATCTTTCTGCGTTGAAATCGAAGCTACCGATGGTACCAAGGGTTTCGCCACTGGATTCGGTGGCCCTCCAGCCTGCTGGCTGGTACATCAGCACTTCGAGCGATTCCTGATCGGCGCTG ACCCTCGTGACACAAACGATCTGTTCGAAAGGATGTACCGAGCCTCTATGTTCTACGGCAGAAAGGGTCTTCCTGTCGCTGTTATTTCCGTCATTGATTTGGCTCTCTGGGATCTCCTGGGGAAGATTCGCAACGAGCCTGTTTATAAGCTCATCGGCGGTGCTACCCGTACGCGCCTGCACTTTTACTGCACCGGTCCTCAACCTgcggcagccaaggcagcagGTTTCATTGGCGCAAAGGTGGCCCTGCCTCATGGGCCCGATGAGGGTACAGAAGGATTGCTCAAGAACGTAGAGTACCTCCGCAAGCAGCGTGAGAGCGTCGGTCCTGATTTTCCCCTGCGTGTGGACTGCTACATGTCATTGAATGTTCCATACACTATTGAGCTCGTCAAGCGTTGTGAAGCGGAAGGAATCAACATTGATTGGTGGGAGGAGTGTCTCAGTCCCGATGACTTTGATGGCCACGCCCTCCTCAAGCGGGCCCACCCCACAATCAAGTTTACTACGGGTGAGCACGAATACTCTCGATATGGCTTCCGGAAGCTTGTTGAGGGTCGCAACCTTGACATTCTCCAGCCTGATGTGATGTGGGTCGGTGGCATGACAGAACTGCTCAAAATCTCGGCAATGGCTGCGGCATACGATATCCCTGTGGTGCCTCACGCATCGGGCCCCTACTCGTATCATTTTGTTGTTTCTCAGACCAACTCGCCATTCCAGGAATACCTGGCAAACTCTCCCGACGGAATGACCGTTGAGCCAGTGTTTGGCAATCTCTTCGTGAACGAGCCCATCCCAACTCAGGGTTACCTCGATGTTTCGATCCTGGATAAGCCAGGTTTCGGTCTGGAACTGAACCCTGCGGCGCCACTAATCTCTGCTGCCGCCATTCTTACGCCCGCCCCTAAGAAGAGCCTCACGTTGCCTGCCGAGGACGAAAAGTTGGCCAACGGCGCTACTCATTAG
- the alcB gene encoding zinc-dependent alcohol dehydrogenase, with amino-acid sequence MPGQVGGHEGVGKVVKLGPGAESSGLKIGDRVGVKWISSACGNCQPCQAGSDGLCFKQKISGYYTPGTFQQYTVGPANYVTPIPDGLASDEAAPMLCAGVTVYAALKRSRVRPGQWVVISGAGGGLGHLAVQLASRGMGLRVVGIDHGSKEELVKASGADHFVDITKFPSDDNGAAIAAHVQSLTDGLGAHAALVCTASNAAYAQALLMLRFNGTLVCVGIPEHTPVPIATATPGIMVAKHYTITGSAVGNRTEAIETLEFAARGVLKAHFRTEKLENLTAVFQEMGEGKLQGRVVLGLS; translated from the exons ATGCCAGGACAAGTTGGTGGGCATGAAGGAGTGGGCAAAGTCGTCAAGCTCGGGCCGGGAGCTGAATCGTCTGGTTTGAAGATTGGAGACAGAGTTGGCGTCAAATGGATCTCGAGTGCTTGTGGAAATTGCC AACCATGCCAGGCGGGCTCCGACGGACTCTGCTTTAAGCAGAAAATTTCCGGGTATTATACCCCGGGCACATTCCAGCAGTACACCGTAGGGCCAGCGAACTATGTCACACCGATTCCAGACGGGCTTGCCTCAGACGAGGCAGCCCCAATGCTCTGTGCGGGCGTCACAGTCTATGCTGCCCTTAAGAGAAGCCGCGTCCGACCAGGGCAGTGGGTCGTCATCTCTGGCGCTGGTGGTGGACTGGGACACTTGGCAGTCCAACTAGCCAGCAGGGGAATGGGTCTGCGCGTGGTTGGCATCGACCACGGCAGTAAAGAAGAACTAGTCAAGGCCTCTGGCGCAGACCACTTTGTGGACATCACCAAATTCCCCTCCGACGACAACGGCGCGGCTATCGCCGCTCATGTCCAGTCGCTGACCGATGGCCTTGGTGCACATGCCGCTCTTGTCTGCACCGCTTCGAATGCCGCATATGCACAGGCTCTCCTCATGCTACGTTTTAACGGCACGCTTGTGTGCGTGGGTATCCCCGAGCATACTCCTGTACCTATCGCAACAGCAACTCCGGGAATTATGGTCGCTAAGCATTACACGATCACTGGCTCGGCCGTTGGAAACCGAACGGAAGCTATCGAGACTTTAGAATTTGCAGCACGGGGTGTCCTCAAGGCTCACTTCCGCACTGAGAAATTGGAGAACTTGACAGCGGTTTTTCAGGAAATGGGCGAGGGTAAACTTCAAGGAAGAGTGGTTCTGGGTTTGTCTTAA
- a CDS encoding putative C6 transcription factor: MPNPAIASVQQTPPPPARVAGDQNKEEHSADESWSAGDSDNDRVAPNNSNAAQSLKRKRPLTVSCELCKQRKVKCDRAQPSCGWCARNGQLCEYKERKKPGLRAGYGKELEQRLGMLIPLLSNRYSSLIRADRLEQVIQTQARLIETHIIQSQHRMSMSHDLSQPGPHSYSSPSEPSAAHGPSPRNSVYFQETSTAPLSARHNDVSITSPSDTSVRNAMQSHVPNGISSAGPLSSVSGSNPHNDYTGNESSLKVPVNLYSNQEHSLADPELDLPPYDLLYALVDLYFEHINTWCPILHRRTTLDTFFGPSPLEEADRMVLYAIVATTLRFSSDPRLNEQNRKRYHDSSKQKVILYGLENSSVKALQALVILALDLVGSSNGPPGWKLLALITRSVVQLGLAVESKSSLIAPVYPSIYTLRAVILPEPGSWIEDESRRRLFWMVYLLDRYSTIATAFDFALDDKDIDRKLPCKDEYFTKNEPVETRWFQHTSERPDYLNRAENVGSFGLYVEILGIFSRIHLFLKRPVDIGSLSDVEEWQTTYRKLDNELTSWEFNLPPEYAYENSSRLFNGSKHSKSLHCDWVQLHSTFQTAVIRLHSSAAYPTTRSPIFTPSYSASQRCLLAVDNILSVTRFVVDNNMLDKLGPPFAFTLWVCARLLLVHGSTIAHTVSPDIIFFVDALAQMGKYWKVAERYSNILQRVLDEYDEYQQSGATDGDRSTPSSVKILADMRRCAFDLDFLISRQPRSSPAGSQLAASTMPTSSRNLAPNELEYLDVFGFFNVPRVPPTRAPDMTSLGMNEPVNNPMSIHGLTGNGPSNSTIDNTHSSTNEFNITNYLIPTPETDWLFRPGG, encoded by the exons ATGCCGAACCCTGCTATAGCTTCTGTCCAGCAGactccaccaccgccagcACGGGTTGCAGGCGATCAGAATAAGGAAGAACACAGTGCTGATGAGTCGTGGTCTGCTGGCGATAGTGATAATGATCGCGTCGCGCCAAATAATTCAAATGCAGCCCAAAGCTTGAAACGGAAACGTCCACTCACTGTGTC ATGCGAACTCTGCAAGCAGCGGAAAGTCAAATGTG ACCGGGCCCAACCAAGTTGTGGATGGTGCGCTCGCAATGGCCAGCTGTGCGAGTATAAGGAACGGAAGAAGCCTGGCCTTCGGGCTGGGTACGGAAAAGAATTGGAGCAGCGGCTTGGTATGCTCATTCCTCTCCTCTCCAACCGGTACTCATCGCTAATAAGGGCAGATCGGCTGGAACAGGTTATTCAGACGCAAGCCCGGCTCATCGAGACTCATATCATTCAAAGCCAGCATCGTATGAGTATGAGTCATGACCTCTCACAACCTGGGCCACATTCATATAGTTCTCCTTCAGAACCTTCGGCTGCTCATGGACCAAGCCCTCGTAATTCAGTCTATTTCCAAGAGACCTCGACTGCGCCTTTATCAGCTCGCCACAATGATGTCTCAATCACCAGCCCTTCAGATACTTCGGTTAGGAACGCTATGCAGAGCCATGTCCCGAATGGCATCTCTTCAGCTGGCCCGCTCTCCTCAGTGTCGGGCAGTAATCCACATAACGACTACACAGGAAATGAGTCTTCCTTGAAGGTACCAGTCAACTTGTACTCTAATCAAGAACACTCTCTGGCTGATCCAGAACTCGATCTGCCACCGTATGACCTCTTGTACGCCCTGGTGGACTTGTACTTTGAGCATATCAATACCTGGTGTCCTATTCTTCACCGGAGGACAACGCTGGACACTTTCTTCGGACCTTCTCctctcgaagaagcagacCGTATGGTTCTCTATGCGATAGTCGCGACGACTCTGCGGTTCTCGAGTGACCCTCGCCTGAATGAGCAAAACCGCAAGCGATACCATGACTCGTCGAAACAGAAGGTCATCTTGTACGGCCTTGAAAACTCGTCAGTGAAAGCACTCCAGGCGTTAGTGATATTAGCTCTGGACCTGGTGGGATCGTCTAATGGTCCACCGGGCTGGAAATTGCTCGCTCTTATCACCCGTTCGGTCGTCCAGCTGGGATTGGCAGTCGAGTCTAAGTCGTCTCTCATCGCCCCTGTTTATCCGTCCATCTACACCCTAAGAGCTGTCATTCTACCGGAGCCCGGTTCCTGGATCGAGGATGAAAGCAGGCGCAGACTGTTCTGGATGGTCTACCTTCTAGATCGATATTCCACCATTGCTACGGCTTTCGACTTTGCTTTGGATGACAAGGACATTGACCGCAAATTGCCATGTAAGGATGAATACTTCACCAAAAACGAGCCGGTAGAGACGAGATGGTTCCAACACACGAGTGAACGCCCTGATTATTTAAATCGGGCAGAGAACGTCGGTTCGTTCGGTTTGTATGTAGAGATTCTTGGCATCTTTTCAcgcatccatctcttcttGAAAAGACCAGTGGATATTGGATCTCTGTCCGATGTTGAGGAATGGCAAACAACCTATCGCAAGTTGGACAATGAGTTGACGTCTTGGGAGTTTAACCTACCCCCTGAATATGCCTACGAAAACTCCTCGCGGCTGTTCAATGGATCGAAGCATAGCAAAAGTCTGCACTGTGACTGGGTGCAACTTCATTCCACATTTCAAAC AGCTGTAATCCGCCTCCATTCATCCGCCGCCTACCCGACTACGAGGTCTCCAATCTTTACACCATCGTATAGTGCCAGCCAACGCTGCTTGCTAGCTGTTGATAATATCCTTTCAGTGACCCGTTTCGTCGTGGACAACAATATGCTCGACAAACTCGGGCCCCCGTTTGCATTCACTCTGTGGGTCTGTGCTCGCCTATTGCTCGTACATGGCTCAACCATCGCTCATACAGTGAGCCCCGACATAATATTCTTCGTCGACGCGCTTGCGCAGATGGGCAAATACTGGAAGGTCGCAGAACGCTATAGTAACATCTTGCAGCGTGTCCTTGACGAGTATGATGAATATCAGCAATCTGGAGCGACAGATGGCGATCGATCTACACCATCCAGTGTGAAGATTCTCGCAGACATGCGTCGCTGCGCCTTTGATCTGGACTTCCTCATCTCACGACAGCCGCGCTCATCCCCAGCGGGTAGCCAACTAGCAGCGTCCACAATGCCCACGTCGTCACGAAATCTAGCACCAAATGAGCTTGAGTATCTCGACGTTTTTGGCTTCTTCAATGTGCCGCGTGTTCCCCCCACACGTGCGCCAGACATGACGAGTCTGGGTATGAACGAGCCTGTCAACAATCCGATGTCAATACATGGCCTCACCGGAAATGGACCCAGCAACTCTACCATTGACAATACACATAGCAGTACCAATGAATTCAACATCACCAATTACCTGATTCCCACCCCTGAGACTGACTGGCTTTTTCGACCTGGCGGATAG
- a CDS encoding SDR family NAD(P)-dependent oxidoreductase — protein MPLPQLLVGKVAAITGGLTGIGRAIALEYLRHGARVAVNHLGRPDEEPLLEAMLKDVGEITGSEGGRFITIAGDVSQPETGRDFVAKTVEAFGRLDIFVSNAGVCKFEEFLEVDPPLLGHTVNTNLCGAFYATQAAARQMALAQSPPGGSIIGISSISALVGGGQQTHYTPTKAGVLSLMQSTAVALGKYGIRCNALLPGTIRTQLNDEDMSDPVKRTYMEGRIPLGRLGQPPDLAGPAVFLACDELSGYVTGAQLLVDGGLLHIHILILYALAATSPQNPFFCSSVNPRLSRTFSTTLFQRFQESSLPPPPILQTGQSDPNMTRSGPNTSKTTSVHGCSLSTRDAMSGSGVEASGGNSEKPPESFM, from the exons ATGCCTCTGCCTCAGCTGTTGGTGGGAAAGGTTGCGGCCATTACGGGCGGACTGACGGGTATTGGGAGG GCGATTGCTCTGGAGTACCTGCGTCATGGCGCAAGGGTAGCAGTTAACCATCTCGGACGTCCAGATGAAGAGCCGCTGCTGGAGGCAATGCTGAAAGACGTTGGCGAGATTACTGGAAGCGAGGGGGGACGATTCATCACAATAGCTGGAGATGTCTCACAGCCCGAGACAGGCCGGGACTTTGTCGCGAAGACAGTCGAGGCTTTCGGGCGGCTAGACATTTTTGTGAGCAATGCTGGAGTGTGCAAGTTTGAGGAGTTCCTAGA GGTTGATCCTCCACTCCTCGGGCACACGGTGAACACGAATCTCTGTGGAGCCTTCTACGCCACACAAGCGGCAGCACGGCAGATGGCCCTGGCCCAGTCACCACCTGGCGGCTCCATCATCGGAATCAGCTCCATCTCCGCGCTGGTTGGAGGTGGACAGCAGACACACTATACACCTACCAAGGCTGGAGTGCTCAGCCTGATGCAATCGACTGCTGTAGCGCTAGGAAAGTACGGGATCCGATGCAACGCCTTACTCCCGGGAACTATCCGGACCCAGTTGAATGATGAGGACATGAGTGATCCGGTCAAGAGGACGTATATGGAGGGGAGGATCCCACTGGGACGGTTGGGTCAACCTCCTGATCTGGCTGGCCCGGCTGTCTTCTTGGCCTGTGATGAATTAAGTGGCTATGTG ACTGGCGCACAGCTTCTCGTGGATGGAGGATT ATTGCATATTCACATCCTGATATTATACGCTTTGGCTGCAACCTCTCCCCAGAACCCCTTCTTCTGTTCATCAGTCAACCCTCGTCTCTCAAGGACATTCTCTACAACGCTCTTCCAGCGATTCCAAGAGAGTTCATTGCCGCCTCCACCTATATTGCAAACTGGCCAGTCCGATCCAAACATGACTCGCTCTGGACCGAATACCTCGAAAACAACATCCGTCCATGGCTGTAGTCTATCAACCAGGGACGCGATGTCTGGATCCGGTGTCGAGGCAAGCGGAGGTAACTCTGAGAAGCCGCCAGAGAGCTTCATGTAA
- a CDS encoding putative Ste20-like serine/threonine protein kinase, which translates to MEGMVDPETIYMRQNCIGGGSFGRVYKGVDKRTGNSVAIKVIDVENAEDEVEDIIQEIAILSELDSPYVTKYHGSFLKGSHLWIVMEFCSGGSCSDLLRPGPIPEDYIMIIMRELLRGLDYLHTDKKLHRDVKAANILLTSNGQVKLADFGVSSQLSATMTKKNTFVGTPFWMAPEVIKQSGYDYKADIWSLGITAIELAQGEPPYSDIHPMKVLFLIPKNPPPTLQGPFSKTFKNFVELCLRRDPRERPSAKELLEHPFVKRARRTTYLTELIERYEGWQIRNGVQNGGVDEDCVQDLPSNDKDREHEEDLWDFGTVRPVGRTTARGPMKEADTNTRNHNTTAWNFQDKSHEEVMKSSRPQPDYPKKRSSFIATSASPTKVPLPPSPIKHPFSEVSPPRTPTRSQRPVAGQPTESPSTSEYNRALQQSLAQDSVFLQLDLSPSSSSGPSKTGRVVPTATAHATPYPSQDPTQISASRTERKPTVSEAQSQHHTHLPSHSRPPPTPSHIFPHPQQQTDTPRDRGSPEMSVRRFAPKNLSRHIEETEPVPTKASEPQTVTPLLNVIVPALRTAVRRRREQVDLISRQAMAHSGENPDKLAEIKGARQYVQVKIESLVDDLVHSFTRIDNWDNESPVGMGSGVVSFLEGFLEEILVRIEVPTDDENDDEGYYPSKPADPDARHTNNTSKT; encoded by the exons ATGGAGGGCATGGTAGATCCCGAGACCATTTACATGAGGCAAAACTGCATTG GTGGTGGGAGCTTCGGACGAGTTTACAAAGG GGTCGATAAACGCACCGGTAATTCTGTCGCTATCAAGGTCATTGATGTCGAAAAtgccgaagatgaagtcgaAGATATTATCCAGGAAATTGCCATCTTGTCCGAACTCGACTCTCCATATGTTACGAAGTATCATGGCTCTTTTCTCAAGGGTTCTCATCTGTGGATAGTCATGGAATTTTGTTCAGGTGGTAGTTGCAgcgatcttcttcgcccgGGGCCAATCCCAGAGGACTATATCATGATAATCATGCGAGAGTTGCTTCGTGGCCTGGATTATCTGCATACTGATAAGAAATTGCACCGCGACGTCAAAG CTGCAAATATCCTTCTCACTTCCAATGGCCAGGTGAAGCTCGCGGATTTTGGTGTTTCTAGTCAGCTCTCAGCAACTATgacaaagaagaacaccTTCGTGGGGACCCCTTTCTGGATGGCTCCAGAGGTCATCAAACAGTCAGGGTATGATTATAAAGCAGATATTTGGTCTCTCGGAATCACTGCCATAGAGTTGGCGCAGGGAGAACCACCCTACTCCGATATCCATCCGATGAAggtcttgttcttgattCCTAAGAATCCTCCCCCCACGCTTCAGGGACCTTTCAGCAAAACGTTCAAAAACTTTGTCGAGCTCTGTTTGCGGCGCGACCCCAGGGAAAGGCCGTCGGCCAAGGAGTTACTCGAGCACCCCTTTGTCAAGCGAGCAAGACGGACGACTTATCTGACAGAGTTGATAGAGCGCTATGAAGGATGGCAGATACGTAATGGCGTTCAAAATGGCGGCGTGGATGAGGACTGCGTACAAGATCTCCCGTCGAATGACAAAGATCGCGAACATGAGGAAGACCTCTGGGACTTTGGCACTGTGCGCCCTGTAGGACGCACAACAGCTAGGGGTCCGATGAAGGAGGCCGATACAAATACCAGGAACCACAATACCACGGCCTGGAATTTCCAAGACAAGTCACACGAGGAGGTCATGAAATCAAGCCGTCCTCAACCCGACTATCCAAAGAAAAGGAGCTCATTCATTGCGACTAGTGCATCTCCCACAAAGGTTCCACTGCCACCGTCACCTATCAAACATCCATTTTCAGAAGTCAGCCCACCTCGAACACCTACACGTTCTCAAAGACCTGTTGCCGGGCAACCTACGGAGAGTCCTAGCACAAGCGAGTACAACAGGGCCCTACAACAATCTTTAGCGCAGGACTCTGTTTTTCTCCAACTCGATCTTTCACCCAGCAGCTCTTCGGGTCCATCGAAAACCGGACGCGTCGTCCCGACTGCAACTGCCCACGCAACACCCTATCCATCGCAGGATCCAACTCAAATCTCCGCTTCTCGCACCGAGCGGAAGCCGACTGTGTCAGAAGCTCAATCTCAACATCATACTCATTTACCTTCGCACTCACGTCCTCCACCAACCCCGTCTCATATATTCCCCCATCCGCAACAACAAACAGACACGCCGCGCGACAGGGGCAGTCCAGAAATGTCCGTCCGCCGTTTCGCCCCAAAGAATCTCAGCCGTCATATTGAGGAGACCGAGCCAGTTCCTACCAAAGCTTCTGAACCTCAGACGGTTACACCTCTGCTCAATGTCATTGTTCCGGCCCTCAGAACCGCTGTGCGTCGCCGTAGGGAGCAGGTAGATCTGATTTCTCGTCAGGCTATGGCACACAGTGGCGAGAATCCAGACAAACTAGCTGAGATCAAGGGTGCCCGCCAATACGTACAGGTTAAGATCGAAAGCCTCGTCGACGACTTAGTTCACTCATTCACCCGGATAGATAACTGGGACAACGAGTCCCCTGTTGGAATGGGTTCGGGCGTGGTTTCGTTCCTTGAGGGCTTCCTCGAAGAGATTCTCGTCCGCATTGAGGTTCCCACTGATGATGAAAATGATGACGAAGGATATTATCCATCGAAACCAGCCGATCCTGACGCACGCCATACTAATAACACCTCTAAGACCTAA